Proteins from a single region of Oryza brachyantha chromosome 6, ObraRS2, whole genome shotgun sequence:
- the LOC102714929 gene encoding B3 domain-containing protein Os06g0107800-like, translated as MAMTTTMVAWESRRDQLQGGGGGGHGHGGERREHMFEKVVTPSDVGKLNRLVVPKHYAEKYFPLGAAARSSPAGTVLCFEDARRGGGETWRFRYSYWSSSQSYVITKGWSRFVRDKRLVAGDTVSFCRAGGRLFIDCRRRAAVPPTTSSLAPQAASINVQRSSAVDEKEAAAGCGGRCLRLFGVDLQLLAEPPALDLQL; from the coding sequence ATGGCGATGACCACCACCATGGTTGCATGGGAGAGTAGGAGAGACCAGctgcaaggaggaggaggaggtggccatggccatggcggcgagcggcgggagcaCATGTTCGAGAAGGTGGTGACGCCGAGCGACGTGGGGAAGCTGAACAGGCTGGTGGTGCCCAAGCACTACGCCGAGAAGTACTTCCCgctgggggcggcggcgaggagcagcCCCGCCGGCACCGTGCTCTGCTTCGAGGAcgcacgccgcggcggcggcgaaacGTGGCGCTTCCGCTACTCCTACTGGAGCAGCAGCCAGAGCTACGTCATCACCAAGGGATGGAGCCGCTTCGTCCGCGACaagcgcctcgtcgccggcgacaccGTCTCCTTCTGCCGCGCCGGTGGCCGCCTCTTCATCGACTGCCGCAGGCGGGCCGCCGTGCCTCCCACCACGTCTTCCCTGGCGCCACAGGCGGCCTCGATCAACGTGCAGCGCTCGTCCGCCGTCGACGAGAAGGAGGCTGCAGCTGGCTGCGGCGGCCGGTGCCTCCGGCTGTTCGGCGTCGACCTCCAGCTCCTCGCCGAGCCGCCGGCGCTGGACTTGCAGCTCTGA